The following proteins come from a genomic window of Micromonas commoda chromosome 2, complete sequence:
- a CDS encoding ATP-binding cassette superfamily (White pigment protein homolog (ABCG)) produces the protein MSKMAVGDMRPTDHGVVLQWRDITYSVTKKKKDGTLDTRVILNAISGDTSGGSLLALMGPSGSGKTSLLNALAFRVPKGPGAMITGAIYADGKLVETPSQMARMSAYVEQEDALFALSTVRETLMFAAQLRLSKDMPLEEKEQEVNNVIADLGLVAAADTIVGNEQIRGISGGERKRVAIGMDLLHDPRLIFMDEPTSGLDAFQALNVMTALKDLAIEKGRTIIASVHQPRSSIYALIDQLVLLSGGRLVYAGAGQGACSAHFAALGEPVPKDFNPADHFLDIISVDYRTPKLTESTMERIEKLAKGVAREEVPIIKLGLDNAPAGAGDDKGLVMGFTSSGRAEAEQNSKDASRFWIPFKLLLARTWREQTRDTATLTIKYVMQTFFSLLFGVVYLRMARDQTSIQDRTGILFFQAMNQAFGSAIGISKIIPQQLKVVSRERAARMYTPLPYYVSTFLVTLPLELIPGVVYGTVIYYMTGLREGVGHYLIFLAVMTLENFAGIGLGMCLSASFTSVEMAPQLAPAFVILFLMFSGFFLNESNVPVWLIWLREISFIRYAFQALCVNEFKGAEFSCDGSTGSCVDGDEHLERLKFDDITIGGNCGILAGMILGFNLLALGIVYYRQPKYLALEKKTQ, from the coding sequence atgtcgaaAATGGCGGTGGGCGATATGCGCCCCACGGACCATGGCGTTGTGTTGCAATGGCGCGACATCACGTACAGCGTgaccaagaagaagaaggatgGCACTCTCGACACCCGGGTGATCCTGAACGCGATTTCCGGAGACACGAGCGGAGGGAGCCTTTTGGCTTTGATGGGgccctcgggctcggggaaGACATCGCTCCTCAACGCCTTGGCCTTCCGCGTGCCCAAGGGACCCGGCGCCATGATCACAGGCGCCATCTACGCGGACGGTAAGCTGGTGGAGACCCCGTCGCAGATGGCCAGGATGAGCGCGTACGTCGAGCAGGAAGATGCCCTCTTCGCGCTCAGCACGGTGCGGGAGACTCTCAtgttcgccgcgcagctACGCCTGTCCAAGGACATGCCCTTGGAGGAGAAGGAACAGGAGGTCAACAacgtcatcgccgacctCGGCCTAGTCGCAGCTGCGGATACCATCGTCGGAAATGAGCAGATCCGCGGCATTTCCGGTGGCGAGCGCAAGAGGGTCGCGATCGGCATGGACCTCCTTCACGACCCGAGGCTCATCTTCATGGACGAGCCCACGTCCGGTCTCGACGCCTTCCAGGCCCTCAACGTCATgaccgcgctcaaggaccTCGCCATCGAGAAGGGTCGGACCATCATCGCGTCCGTGCACCAACCCAGGTCCAGCATCTACGCCCTCATCGACCAGCTCGTGCTCCTCAGCGGCGGTCGACTCGTGTACGCGGGAGCCGGGCAAGGCGCGTGCTCGGCGCACTTTGCCGCGTTGGGCGAACCCGTGCCGAAGGACTTCAACCCCGCGGACCACTTCCTCGACATCATCTCCGTGGATTATCGCACGCCCAAGCTGACGGAATCGACGATGGAGCGCATCGAGAAGCTGGcgaagggcgtcgcgcgggaggaggtgCCGATCATCAAGCTAGGGCTCGACAACGCGCCGGCtggggcgggcgacgacaaGGGCTTGGTGATGGGTTTCACGTCGAGCGGgcgggccgaggcggagcaaAACTCGAAAGACGCGAGCAGGTTTTGGATTCCGTTCAAGCTTCTGctggcgaggacgtggaggGAGCAGACGAGGGACACGGCGACGCTCACCATCAAGTACGTCATGCAGACATTCTTTTCGCTGCTCTTCGGCGTCGTGTACCTGCGGATGGCGCGCGACCAGACCAGCATCCAGGACCGCACCGGGATCCTCTTCTTCCAGGCGATGAACCAAGCGTTCGGATCCGCCATCGGCATCTCGAAGATCATCCCGCAGCAGCTCAAGGTTGTCAGcagggagcgcgcggcgaggatgtaCACGCCGCTGCCCTACTACGTTTCCACCTTTTTGGTCACGCTGCCGCTGGAGCTCATACCCGGCGTCGTTTACGGCACGGTCATCTATTACATGACCGGCCTGCGCGAGGGGGTTGGCCACTACCTCATCTTCCTCGCGGTGATGACCCTCGAGAACTTCGCGGGCATCGGGCTCGGCATGTGCCTGTCGGCGAGTTTCACGTCGGTGGAGATGGCGCcgcagctcgcgcccgccttcGTCATCCTGTTTCTCATGTTTAGCGGTTTCTTCCTCAACGAGTCGAACGTCCCGGTCTGGCTCATCTGGCTCAGGGAGATTTCTTTCATCCGCTACGCCTTCCAGGCGCTGTGCGTGAACGAGTTCAAGGGTGCGGAGTTCTCGTGCGACGGGTCCACGGGTTCGtgcgtggacggcgacgagcacctCGAGCGGCTCAAGTTTGACGACATCACCATCGGCGGAAACTGCGGCATCCTCGCGGGGATGATCCTCGGCTTCAACCTGCTGGCGCTCGGGATCGTCTACTACCGCCAGCCGAAGTATCTGGCGCTCGAGAAGAAGACACAGTGA
- a CDS encoding predicted protein yields MSALEATAALAGIAAVAGASSKQFIGGAVPKRMTRVADRSYYGPWSAKGLNLPATWSVTPGGAARNRGREVRANAAAAAAHPPNVNVSLNEVLAQLAAGVSFRNPQESSAGHRAGLISDAAAAADADENEDALPPFQSVVESARFIAGATEDATPPGGLTLNPKPTPPPLPTPPPRPSSVAYVASSPAYQSPPPPLIRSPGSMGYDASLSAAPAAAMAMASGVGAAVLPQSMSVAGGVVACVVGSAVAAFLLALIPVLQAVKGAADEIAGLAAAIREEVPDTLAAVRLSGLELTDCLEEVGELTHEVGSGVKSTGRAVTYTVDTAGALGKAAADGVKRAIPVVKEKATPVVQRVLERAPVAVEGVEARLEENASTEEYSGPVVVAAARATKSGVQYARGALRAAGVAKKVGQAYKAVRDMNKAGADEVRRDERGPRDEDA; encoded by the coding sequence ATGTCTGCGCTggaggcgaccgccgcgctcgccgggatcgccgcggtcgccggcgcctcctccaagCAATTCATCGGCGGTGCAGTTCCCAAGAGGATgacccgcgtcgcggacagGTCATACTACGGCCCGTGGAGCGCCAAGGGCCTCAACCTCCCCGCTACCTGGTCCGTCAccccggggggcgcggcCCGGaatcgcggccgcgaggttcgcgccaacgccgcagccgcggcggctcacCCGCCGAACGTCAACGTCTCCCTAAACGAGgtcctcgcgcagctcgccgcgggagtgTCCTTTCGGAACCCCCAGGAATCGTCCGCGGGGCACAGAGCCGGGCTCatcagcgacgccgccgccgccgccgacgccgacgaaaaCGAAGACGCCCTGCCGCCCTTCCAGTCGGTCGTGGAGAGCGCACGcttcatcgcgggcgcgacagAGGACGCGACACCCCCGGGCGGCCtgaccctaaaccctaaacctaccccgcccccgctgcccacgccgcccccgcgaccgTCGTCGGTTGCgtacgtcgcgtcgtcgcccgcgtacCAAtccccgcctcctccgctgATTCGTTCGCCGGGTTCGATGGGATACGACGCCTCTCTCtcggcggcacccgcggcggcgatggcgatggcgtccgggGTTGGTGCCGCCGTCCTGCCGCAGTCGAtgtccgtcgccgggggcgtcgtcgcgtgcgtcgtcggcagcgcggtggcggcgtttTTGTTGGCGCTCATCCCCGTGCTGCAGGCGgtgaagggcgcggcggacgagatcgcgggattggccgcggcgatccgcGAGGAGGTCCCGGACACCCTCGCGGCCGTGCGACTGTCCGGCCTGGAGCTCACGGACTGCCTCGAGGAGGTTGGCGAGCTGACCCACGAGGTTGGCTCCGGCGTCAAGTCCACCGGCCGCGCGGTGACCTACACGGTGGACAcagccggcgcgctcggcaaggctgccgccgacggggtCAAGAGGGCCATACCGGTCGTCAAGGAGAAGGCCACGCCCGTGGTACAGCGCgtgctggagcgcgcgccggtggcggtggagggCGTGGAGGCTCGGCTCGAGGAGAACGCGTCCACGGAGGAGTACTCCGGTCCGGTggttgtcgccgccgcgagggcgaccaAGTCCGGGGTGCAGtacgcgaggggcgcgctgcgcgccgcgggggtggcgaagAAGGTTGGGCAGGCGTACAAGGCTGTGAGGGACATGAACAAGGCTGGAGCGGATGAGGTtagacgcgacgagcgcgggccccgggacgaggacgcctgA
- a CDS encoding predicted protein: MRSVIGAIESAGIPEVDYAKLLALFEGKHSKILVSRHAAAITRVCRVHERGFPLRDLPQLCKLFRFAYDQVAAGKAKEFEEALCSVMSNFAKPFRAHNAADEHRCENDVAKAFGMVSECLSAKDMPTSVRLLASEALRLFASAHGERPSALDTVPTHFDGGGETSNSRDVPESNPGPGAALAGLGAVVKPPPPRKFARNQELFRRGGCVPLVLSGLATANGVGDDQLQLAVVRVLLEASYSADNARALAEGGLFSGLAPLLRTDFRSPIVFHASELMWNVLESVRDSPGGTLETATGTGSKGFCAAFSQLVATTLREGHRKSDKELRNDLLITARMLAEDGRARASLRVAGLGEVARHVAVHPELGASSTIGLNRLEDGVVHPLANTTSQQDFEMKRLAWELLATLADDEAGVALARGQFVACLLTFVQPLTGASASVEGAGSRWTGQQLRDLQAQALRLLARLAPLCVDELTAQGAGETAVAVASPDSPADDDQRAAALDLLITMTHADEAAAERLGAAGAMETALHCLEGADAHRPVARSTTFSLDASMYGAVVTAEPGDDTGLDEGHLGELGESINNTRVGIHPATSEDPVKLAAASLLAALCDGWGGNRKILRRADGVAILRSHVDAVTATDRAVPIALSAAVIYATWRCLVPCTKNCAHFVAGGGLAQLLNLLLACTPTLRPVVVSTLADILENPKTHLFFHEWRSTGGRHALVPAGGQGITLMLNLWRAEEGKMGTTRRDGTLVNPENPLRGSAEYVKPDDGGLVTTYSTLTIERSATEEAAAKAAKRDADHMMSRVFAVCSLLGFDNLRAYCSPADALTLTIVERYVDFREGEMWEETEEMFREEGMRPVAADRQHMEASIAEARESALELRDVQREMLAAEEEKARRLEAEFYEQMRMQKEREEAHRWYRRDMSKLTMKERLTARLAKADIIDGSFRGHSSQFLTVHSRDLDVTGGSEEHHARTLEPMTVRLEPA, from the exons ATGCGCTCTGTCATAGGCGCCATAGAGAGCGCGGGGATACCGGAGGTCGATTATGCCAAGCTCCTCGCCCTTTTCGAGGGGAAGCACAGCAAGATATTGGTGAGCCGGCACGCGGCAGCCATCACGCGCGTGTGCAGGGTTCACGAGCGCGGGTTCCCCTTAAGGGACCTACCCCAGCTGTGCAAGCTGTTCAGGTTCGCGTACGAtcaggtcgccgccggcaagGCCAAGGAGTTTGAGGAGGCGCTCTGCTCCGTGATGAG TAACTTTGCCAAGCCGTTTCGCGCGCAcaacgccgcggacgagcacCGCTGCGAgaacgacgtcgccaaggcgtTCGGCATGGTCTCCGAGTGTCTATCGGCCAAGGACATGCCCACCTCGGTCAGgctgctcgcgtcggaggcgctcaggctgttcgcctcggcgcacggcgagcgACCGAGCGCGTTGGACACGGTCCCGACGCatttcgacggcggcggggaaaCCTCAAATTCGAGGGACGTCCCGGAATCGAACCCTGGACCcggagccgcgctcgcgggtctgggcgccgtcgtcaagccgccgccgccgaggaagttTGCCCGGAACCAGGAGCTCTTCCGCCGGGGCGGGTGCGTCCCTCTGGTGCTCTCGggcctcgccaccgcgaacggcgtgggcgacgaTCAGCTGCAGCTGGCGGTGGTGCGGGTGCTCCTGGAGGCGAGCTACTCGGCGGAtaacgcgcgggcgctggcggagggtGGGTTGTTCTCGGGCCTGGCGCCGCTGCTGAGAACGGACTTTCGCTCACCCATCGTGTTCCACGCGTCCGAGCTGATGTGGAACGTGCTGGAGAGCGTGCGAGACTCCCCCGGGGGCACGTTGGAAACCGCGACCGGGACGGGATCCAAGGGTTTCTGCGCCGCTTTCAGCCAactcgtcgcgacgacgctccgCGAGGGACACAGAAAATCGGACAAGGAGCTCAGGAACGACCTGCTCATCACCGCGCGCatgctcgccgaggacggacgcgcccgcgcgtcgctgcgGGTCGCCGGTTTGGGGGAGGTCGCGCgacacgtcgccgtgcaCCCGGAGCTGGGTGCCTCGTCGACGATTGGCTTGAACCGACTCGAAGACGGCGTGGTCCACCCGCTCGCCAACACGACATCCCAACAGGACTTCGAGATGAAACGCCTCGCGTGGGAGCTgctggcgacgctcgcggacgacgaggccggggtggcgctcgcgcggggtcAGTTCGTGGCCTGCCTGCTGACCTTTGTGCAGCCGCTGACGggagcgtcggcgagcgtggagggcgccgggtcgcggtggacggggcAGCAGCTGAGGGACctgcaggcgcaggcgcttcgcctcctcgccagGCTGGCGCCGCTctgcgtcgacgagctcacggcgcagggcgcgggggagacggCCGTGGCCGTGGCCAGCCCGGATTCCCCCGCGGATGACGACcagagggcggcggcgctcgatcTTCTCATAACCATGacgcacgcggacgaggccgccgcggagcgtctgggcgcggcgggcgcgatggagacCGCGCTGCACTGCctggagggcgccgacgcgcatcgccccgtcgcgaggtcgacgactTTCTCCCTGGACGCCAGCATgtacggcgccgtcgtcacggctgagcccggcgacgacacTGGCCTCGACGAGGgtcacctcggcgagctcggcgaatCGATCAACAATACTCGCGTCGGGATccacccggcgacgagcgaggaTCCGGTgaaactcgccgccgcgtcgctcctcgcggcgttgtgCGACGGGTGGGGTGGAAATCGCAAGATTCtccggcgcgcggacggcgtcgcgattCTTCGAtcccacgtcgacgcggtgacggcgacggacagAGCCGTTCCCATCGcgctgagcgccgcggtgatctACGCCACGTGGCGGTGCCTCGTGCCCTGCACCAAGAACTGCGCGCacttcgtcgccggcgggggacTGGCGCAGCTGCTCAACCTTCTGCTGGCGTGCACTCCCACGCTCAGGCCGGTTGTGGTGTCGACGCTGGCGGACATCTTGGAGAATCCCAAGACGCATCTCTTTTTCCACGAGTGGAGGTCGACGGGGGGGCGGCACGCGCTCGTTCCCGCGGGCGGTCAGGGCATCACCCTGATGCTCAACCTgtggcgcgcggaggaggggaAGATGGgcacgacgcgtcgcgacggcacTCTGGTCAACCCCGAGAATCCGCTCCGCGGCTCCGCGGAGTACGTCaagcccgacgacggcggcctcGTGACCACCTACTCCACGCTCACCATCGAACGATcagcgacggaggaggccgcggcgaaggcggcgaagcgcgacgccgatcaCATGATGAGCAGGGTGTTCGCGGTGTGCTCGCTGCTGGGCTTTGACAATCTCCGCGCGTACTGCTCCCCGGCGGATGCATTGACTTTGACGATTGTGGAGAGGTACGTCGACTTTAGGGAAGGGGAGATGTgggaggagacggaggagaTGTTTCGGGAGGAGGGCATGCgaccggtggcggcggacaGGCAGCACATGgaggcgtccatcgccgaaGCCAGGGagagcgcgctcgagctccgggACGTGCAGCGGGAGAtgctggcggcggaggaggagaaggctaGGCGGCTGGAGGCGGAGTTTTACGAGCAGATGCGGATgcagaaggagcgcgaggaggcgcacaGGTGGTACAGGCGGGACATGTCGAAGCTGACGATGAAGGAGAGGCTCACCGCGAGgctggccaaggcggacATCATCGACGGGTCTTTTCGCGGGCACAGCTCGCAGTTCCTCACCGTGCACAGCCGAGACCtggacgtcaccggcggtTCGGAGGAACATCACGCGAGGACGCTGGAGCCGATGACCGTACGTCTAGAGCCCGCGTGA
- a CDS encoding predicted protein, producing MVLPVDNRTEAQKLRSLVENGVAKRFDLRAWSDKGCAQATAVERLEVLLEQVRPDVAKLIVLEELEGTSEEDSDALVYGEIDMHDFMTELLDKYGGTSAEGGGGGDGTGRCFVDLGSGTGKAVMAAGLCRHFSHVWGIELLPCTSAIAELLIEDYVRDVLPGARPASNPLLSCAVERGDFFQPEVSSRWTRADFVFCNCVTWDQDTVDALSAAAERMRPGAIFVTVLCPLSSDKFELVDEAELKFSWGFVEALVHRRMTDDAAALGAMLGDSMSRMRGDDDMEHDG from the coding sequence ATGGTCCTCCCTGTGGATAACAGGACCGAGGCTCAGAAGCTGCGTAGCCTGGTGGAGAacggcgtcgcgaagcgCTTCGATCTGAGGGCGTGGAGCGACAAGGGATGCGCGCAGGCCACGGCGgtggagcgcctcgaggtgCTCCTCGAGCAGGTGCGACCGGACGTCGCCAAGCTCATCGTGCTGGAGGAGCTGGAGGGTACGTCCGAGGAGGActcggacgcgctcgtgtaCGGGGAGATAGATATGCACGATTTCATgaccgagctcctcgacaaGTACGGCggcacgagcgcggaggggggcggcggcggggacggcacCGGGCGATGCTTCGTGGACCTGGGGAGCGGCACCGGCAAGGCGGTCATGGCGGCGGGCCTCTGCCGACACTTCTCCCACGTCTGGGGCATCGAGCTCCTCCCGTGCAcgtccgcgatcgccgagctGCTCATCGAGGACTACGTCAGGGACGTGCTGCCCGGggcgaggcccgcgagcAACCCGCTGCTGTCGTGCGCGGTGGAGCGAGGGGATTTCTTCCAACCCGAAGTTTcatcgcgctggacgcgcgcggactTTGTGTTCTGCAACTGCGTGACGTGGGACCAGGACACCGTGGACGCCCtgtcagccgccgcggagcggaTGAGACCGGGCGCGATTTTCGTCACCGTGCTGTGCCCGCTGAGCAGCGATAAGTTCGagctggtggacgaggcggagctgAAATTTTCGTGGGGCTTTGTCGAGGCGCTGGTGCATAGACGCAtgacggacgacgccgcggctctgGGCGCGATGCTGGGCGATTCCATGTCCCGCATGCGGGGAGACGACGACATGGAACACGACGGTTGA
- a CDS encoding predicted protein, which yields MQPGYGYGYGPPQGYAPAPGYGMPPQQPAYGYGAPGGPPPRPRSENTAEDLDRIARTIHVGGIRGLKGTPGVNPGEEITEDDLAAFFGNDGEVVGVRINASNCWIEFAEAAGAISALAKDGTESGGHHLRVSASKTPIRSNGYLKGRQIQLERAKERATASGSPAPTTAAAAPTEAARQMSVDEIVNAVRVEVNHAVEAAKAQGTLVTVAPPPPVAAVSAAVNAGG from the coding sequence ATGCAGCCGGGCTACGGGTACGGTTACGGGCCCCCGCAGGGGTACGCGCCCGCTCCGGGTTATGGGATGCCCCCGCAGCAGCCCGCGTACGGGTACGGCGCTCCGGGCGGTccacctccccgtccccgctcCGAGAACACCGCGGAGGATCTCGATCGCATCGCTCGAACGATCCACGTGggcggcatccgcggctTGAAGGGCACGCCGGGGGTGAACCCGGGCGAGGAGATCAccgaggacgacctcgccgcgttcttcgggaacgacggcgaggtcgtgGGCGTCAGGATCAACGCCTCCAACTGCTGGATCGagttcgccgaggcggcgggggcgataTCGGCGTTGGCGAAGGACGGGACGGAGAGCGGCGGCCACCACCTGCGCGTGTCCGCGTCCAAGACCCCCATCAGGTCCAACGGGTACTTAAAGGGGAGGCAGATTCAGCTGGAGAGGGCCAAGGAgcgggcgacggcctcggggtcgcccgcgccgacgaccgcggcggccgccccgACGGAGGCCGCCAGACAGATGAGCGTCGACGAAATTGTCAACGCCGTAAGGGTCGAAGTCAAtcacgcggtggaggcggctaAGGCCCAGGGCACGCTGGTGACtgtcgcgccgcccccgcccgtgGCGGccgtgtccgcggcggtcaatGCGGGCGGTTAG